A genomic stretch from Onychostoma macrolepis isolate SWU-2019 chromosome 02, ASM1243209v1, whole genome shotgun sequence includes:
- the si:dkey-29d8.3 gene encoding uncharacterized protein si:dkey-29d8.3, with the protein MSLLGDHKTVRILLIVLSQFAYVAALIINALAGPGKGPFERSTGNISDRYQTEITPAGWTFSIWGVIYSWLFLMNAYILTWLCRGLYSSPAILPSGFFLSWIINMILNSTWLVLWDRELMIPALIVLALIAFTNYLMIFFSCLGLRAHGSWLKQQHPKDLFCIIVLVQNGIATYATWTTIATLLNFTIVLDLASVSPTHAATASLCILLLEVIIWFTVENFLIEKHVRYILTVYPVIIYALIGSLSKHYIAAGPGRNAIFSMVLLVLGCILLVVRVGLVVWRHRTRPLFREVSPEVLMSPNSGTDK; encoded by the exons atgtctcttCTGGGGGATCACAAGACTGTGCGTATTTTGCTCATTGTTCTTTCTCAATTTGCTTACGTTGCTGCTTTGATTATCAACGCACTCGCGGGACCAGGAAAAG GTCCATTTGAGCGCAGCACTGGAAATATATCAGACAGATATCAGACAGAGATCACTCCTGCTGGATGGACCTTCTCTATATGGGGGGTCATCTATTCCTGGCTTTTCCTGATGAACGCATATATCCTGACCTGGCTCTGTAGAGG ATTGTACTCAAGTCCAGCAATCCTGCCCTCGGGATTCTTTCTCTCATGGATCATCAACATGATTCTGAACAGTACCTGGCTGGTTTTGTGGGACAGAGA ATTGATGATTCCTGCACTGATTGTTCTTGCCCTGATTGCTTTCACCAACTACCTGATGATCTTCTTCTCTTGTCTTGGTCTACGAGCTCATGGATCTTGGCTTAAACAGCAACATCCAAAAGACCTCTTCTGCATCATAGTGTTG GTTCAAAATGGCATTGCCACCTATGCAACATGGACAACTATTGCCACACTGCTCAACTTCACTATTGTGTTGGATCTGGCGTCAGTTTCCCCAACACATGCTGCTACTGCTTCTTTATGCATACTTCTGTTGGAAGTAATTATATG GTTTACAGTTGAAAACTTTCTAATAGAGAAGCATGTCCGTTACATCCTCACCGTTTACCCTGTGATTATCTATGCTCTAATTGGAAGCCTAAGCAAGCATTACATCGCAGCGGGACCTGGCCGGAACGCCATCTTTTCAA TGGTGCTCCTGGTGTTGGGCTGTATTTTGTTAGTGGTGCGCGTGGGGCTGGTGGTTTGGAGACACAGGACTCGGCCTCTCTTCCGTGAAGTAAGTCCTGAGGTCCTGATGTCACCAAACAGCGGCACTGATAAATAA